One part of the Rattus rattus isolate New Zealand chromosome 14, Rrattus_CSIRO_v1, whole genome shotgun sequence genome encodes these proteins:
- the Ripk1 gene encoding receptor-interacting serine/threonine-protein kinase 1, which yields MQPDMSLDNIKMASDDLLERKDLDSGGFGKVSLCFHRTHGFVILKKVYTGPNRAEYNEALLEEGKMMHRLRHERVVKLLGIIIEEGNYSLVMEYMEQGNLMHVLKTKESVPLSVKGRIIVEIIEGMHYLHDEGVIHKDLKPENILVDRDFHIKIADLGVASFKTWSKLTKEEHNKQREASSITKKNGGTLYYMAPEHLTDINAKPTEKSDVYSFGIVLWAIFANKEPYENVICTEQFLVCINSGNRPNVEDILEFCPREIISLMERCWQTNPEDRPTFFGIEEEFKPFYLSQFEEYVEEDVASLKKEYPSQSPVLKRMFSLQHDCVPLPPSRSNSEQPGSLHSSQGLPVGPVEESWFSSSPEYPQEENERSVQAKLQEEASYHAFGIFAEKQTKSQPRPNEAYNREEERKRRVSHDPFAQQRVHENVKSAGAKGLPYPSTTSHGNAAHQLSGPASQTKVPLWNNGVYNHHGFGATGTGVWYGPSISQPYNAYKTPVPETNLPGSIPTMPYISLAPPDDSIRCTIYNSSRVQIGNYNYMDLGLSSQPPTNTCKVESTSRHQAIFANTTSLTDKHLNPIRENMGKQWKNCARKLGFTESQIDEIDHDYERDGLKEKVYQMLQKWLMREGTKGATVGKLAQALHQCCRTDLLNQLIQASQS from the exons ATGCAGCCAGACATGTCCTTGGACAATATTAAAATGGCATCCGATGACCTGCTGGAGAGGAAAGACCTAGACAGCGGAGGCTTCGGGAAGGTGTCCTTGTGTTTCCACAGAACCCATGGATTTGTCATCCTGAAAAAAGTATACACGGGACCCAACCGTGCTGA GTACAATGAAGCTCTCTTGGAAGAGGGGAAGATGATGCACAGACTGAGACACGAACGAGTGGTGAAGCTACTAGGCATCATCATAGAGGAGGGGAATTACTCGCTGGTGATGGAGTACATGGAGCAGGGCAACCTGATGCACGTGCTGAAGACCAAG GAAAGTGTCCCACTTTCTGTGAAAGGAAGGATAATCGTGGAGATCATAGAAGGCATGCACTACTTACATGACGAAGGTGTGATACACAAGGACCTGAAGCCTGAAAATATCCTCGTTGACCGTGACTTTCACATTAAG ATAGCCGATCTTGGTGTGGCTTCCTTTAAGACATGGAGCAAACTGACTAAGGAGGAACACAACAAGCAGAGGGAAGCCAGCAGCATCACCAAGAAGAACGGAGGCACCCTCTACTACATGGCACCGGAACACCTGACTGACATCAACGCAAAGCCCACAGAGAAGTCAGATGTGTACAGCTTCGGCATTGTGCTTTGGGCAATATTTGCTAATAAGGAGCCCTATGAGA ATGTCATCTGTACTGAGCAGTTCTTGGTCTGCATAAACTCTGGGAACAGGCCAAATGTGGAGGACATCCTTGAGTTCTGTCCAAGGGAGATCATCAGCCTCATGGAGCGGTGTTGGCAGACCAACCCAGAAGACAGGCCAACATTTTTTG GCATTGAAGAAGAATTTAAGCCTTTTTACTTAAGTCAATTTGAAgaatatgtagaagaggatgtgGCAAGTTTAAAG AAAGAATATCCAAGTCAAAGCCCAGTTTTGAAGAGAATGTTTTCTCTGCAGCATGACTGTGTGCCCTTACCTCCAAGCAGGTCAAATTCAG AACAACCCGGTTCGCTGCACAGTTCCCAGGGACTCCCGGTGGGACCTGTGGAGGAGTCCTGGTTTTCTTCCTCCCCAGAGTACCCACAGGAAGAGAATGAGCGCAGTGTGCAGGCTAAACTGCAAGAAGAAGCCAGCTATCATGCTTTTGGAATATTtgcagaaaaacagacaaaatcaCAGCCAAGGCCGAATGAGGCTTAcaacagagaggaggaaaggaagcgaAGGGTCTCCCATGACCCCTTTGCACAGCAGAGAGTTCATGAGAATGTTAAGAGTGCAGGAGCAAAAGGTCTTCCTTATCCCAGCACAACCAGTCATGGAAATGCAGCGCACCAGCTGTCAGGGCCAGCCAGCCAAACCAAAGTGCCACTTTGGAACAACGGAGTATATAATCATCATGGGTTTGGAGCTACAGGTACAGGAGTTTGGTATGGGCCAAGTATAAGCCAACCATATAATGCTTATAAAACTCCAGTGCCTGAGACCAACCTACCAGGAAGCATACCCACCATGCCATACATCTCCTTGGCACCACCAg ATGACTCCATAAGATGTACTATATACAATAGTTCTCGTGTTCAGATTGGAAACTACAACTATATGGATCTTGGACTGAGTTcacaaccaccaaccaacacTTGCAAAGTAGAGTCAACTTCCAGGCACCAAGCCATCTTTG CTAACACCACTAGCCTGACTGATAAACACCTGAACCCCATCAGGGAAAACATGGGAAAGCAGTGGAAAAACTGTGCCCGAAAGCTGGGCTTCACTGAGTCTCAGATCGACGAAATCGACCATGACTATGAAAGAGATGGACTGAAAGAGAAAGTTTACCAAATGCTTCAGAAGTGGCTGATGCGGGAAGGCACCAAGGGAGCCACGGTGGGAAAGCTGGCCCAGGCTCTTCACCAGTGTTGCAGGACAGACCTGCTGAACCAGCTgattcaggccagccagagttag